One genomic window of Conger conger chromosome 9, fConCon1.1, whole genome shotgun sequence includes the following:
- the dync1li1 gene encoding cytoplasmic dynein 1 light intermediate chain 1 isoform X2, whose product MAAIGRGASTSTNSNVNNSNLEIQNGEEDDGQNLWSSILSEVSTHSRSKLPSGKNVLVLGEDGAGKTTLLAKLQGIDDYMKGRGLEYLYFNVHDDDIDDHTMCNAWILDGDLFHKGLQKFVVSLENLADTIALLVVDMSRPWFALDSLQKWASVVREYIDKLRVPPEDLRDMEQKLVRQFQEYTEPGSNLSVSPQRRNPAMADGEENIVLPLGDNTLTHNLGMPMVVVCTKCDAISGLEKEHDYRDEHFDFIQSHIRRFCLKYGATLLYTSVKESKNLDLLYKYLVHRLYGFPFNLPAQIVEKDAVFIPAGWDNEKKIAILHENFQTIKVEDPFEDVIVKPSVRKFVHEKEINAEDDQVFLSKLQSLLAKQPPATAGRPVDTASRAPGGSPRTTNRSAASNVANVMPMQSGGQTSEGVLANFFNSLLTKKAGSPGPGGSPSGGGGNTPGTVRKSGSKLGLTDVQAELDRISNKSEMEASSPTSTSPPAENDES is encoded by the exons ATGGCCGCTATAGGGAGAGGTGCATCAACATCCACCAACTCTAATGTAAATAACAGCAATCTGGAAATCCAAAACGGGGAGGAAGATGATGGACAGAATTTATG GTCATCAATTTTGAGTGAGGTATCAACACATTCACGATCAAAGCTACCATCTGGAAAAAATGTCCTTGTTTTGG GTGAAGATGGGGCAGGCAAAACCACTTTGCTGGCCAAGCTCCAGGGCATAGATGATTACATGAAAGGGAGGGGGCTGGAGTACCTCTATTTTAATGTTCATGATGATGACATTGATG ACCACACCATGTGTAATGCCTGGATATTGGACGGTGACCTCTTTCACAAGGGTCTCCAGAAGTTTGTGGTTTCCCTGGAGAACCTGGCTGACACCATTGCTCTGCTGGTGGTTGACATGTCGAGGCCCTGGTTCGCCCTGGACTCCCTGCAGAAGTGGGCCAGCGTTGTCCGAGAGTACATCGACAAGCTGAGGGTCCCCCCAGAGGATCTGAGGGACATGGAgcaaaaat TGGTGAGGCAGTTCCAGGAGTACACTGAGCCGGGGAGCAACCTCAGCGTCTCGCCCCAGAGGAGAAACCCTGCCATGGCCGACGGGGAGGAGAACATTGTGCTCCCCCTGGGGGACAACACGCTCACGCACAACCTGGGCATGCCCATGGTGGTCGTGTGCACCAAG TGTGATGCGATTAGCGGCCTGGAGAAGGAGCATGACTACAGGGACGAGCACTTTGACTTCATCCAGTCTCACATCCGCCGCTTCTGCTTGAAGT ATGGGGCAACACTACTTTACACTTCAGTGAAGGAGAGtaaaaatttagatttattgtATAAATATCTCGTCCATAGGTTATACGGGTTTCCTTTCAACTTGCCTGCTCAAATTGTGGAGAAAGATGCAGTTTTCAT TCCTGCAGGGTGGgacaatgaaaagaaaattgcaaTCCTCCACGAAAACTTTCAGACCATTAAAGTGGAGGACCCGTTTGAAGATGTAATAGTGAAGCCTTCTGTCAGGAAG TTTGTACAcgaaaaggaaataaatgcaGAAGATGACCAGGTGTTTCTATCAAAGCTGCAG TCCCTGTTGGCAAAACAACCTCCAGCCACTGCAGGAAGGCCAGTG GACACCGCCAGCAGAGCCCCAGGTGGATCCCCCAGAACTACGAATCGCTCTGCGGCCTCAAACGTGGCTAACGTCATGCCCATGCAATCAG GTGGACAGACAAGTGAGGGGGTCCTGGCCAACTTCTTCAACAGCCTGCTGACCAAGAAGGCCGGGTCTCCAGGGCCAGGGGGTAGTCCAtcagggggaggagggaacACACCTGGGACCGTCAGGAAGTCAG GTTCCAAGCTGGGTTTGACGGACGTGCAGGCCGAGCTCGACCGCATTTCCAACAAATCGGAAATGGAAGCGTCGTCCCCCACGTCCACGTCGCCGCCTGCCGAAAACGACGAGTCTTGA
- the dync1li1 gene encoding cytoplasmic dynein 1 light intermediate chain 1 isoform X3, with translation MLISIGCRCPAALYCGPCPSYCKTSEDGAGKTTLLAKLQGIDDYMKGRGLEYLYFNVHDDDIDDHTMCNAWILDGDLFHKGLQKFVVSLENLADTIALLVVDMSRPWFALDSLQKWASVVREYIDKLRVPPEDLRDMEQKLVRQFQEYTEPGSNLSVSPQRRNPAMADGEENIVLPLGDNTLTHNLGMPMVVVCTKCDAISGLEKEHDYRDEHFDFIQSHIRRFCLKYGATLLYTSVKESKNLDLLYKYLVHRLYGFPFNLPAQIVEKDAVFIPAGWDNEKKIAILHENFQTIKVEDPFEDVIVKPSVRKFVHEKEINAEDDQVFLSKLQSLLAKQPPATAGRPVDTASRAPGGSPRTTNRSAASNVANVMPMQSGTKKIDPSMKGGQTSEGVLANFFNSLLTKKAGSPGPGGSPSGGGGNTPGTVRKSGSKLGLTDVQAELDRISNKSEMEASSPTSTSPPAENDES, from the exons ATGTTAATCAGTATAGGCTGTAGATGTCCCGCTGCATTATACTGTGGTCCATGCCCAAGCTACTGCAAAACCA GTGAAGATGGGGCAGGCAAAACCACTTTGCTGGCCAAGCTCCAGGGCATAGATGATTACATGAAAGGGAGGGGGCTGGAGTACCTCTATTTTAATGTTCATGATGATGACATTGATG ACCACACCATGTGTAATGCCTGGATATTGGACGGTGACCTCTTTCACAAGGGTCTCCAGAAGTTTGTGGTTTCCCTGGAGAACCTGGCTGACACCATTGCTCTGCTGGTGGTTGACATGTCGAGGCCCTGGTTCGCCCTGGACTCCCTGCAGAAGTGGGCCAGCGTTGTCCGAGAGTACATCGACAAGCTGAGGGTCCCCCCAGAGGATCTGAGGGACATGGAgcaaaaat TGGTGAGGCAGTTCCAGGAGTACACTGAGCCGGGGAGCAACCTCAGCGTCTCGCCCCAGAGGAGAAACCCTGCCATGGCCGACGGGGAGGAGAACATTGTGCTCCCCCTGGGGGACAACACGCTCACGCACAACCTGGGCATGCCCATGGTGGTCGTGTGCACCAAG TGTGATGCGATTAGCGGCCTGGAGAAGGAGCATGACTACAGGGACGAGCACTTTGACTTCATCCAGTCTCACATCCGCCGCTTCTGCTTGAAGT ATGGGGCAACACTACTTTACACTTCAGTGAAGGAGAGtaaaaatttagatttattgtATAAATATCTCGTCCATAGGTTATACGGGTTTCCTTTCAACTTGCCTGCTCAAATTGTGGAGAAAGATGCAGTTTTCAT TCCTGCAGGGTGGgacaatgaaaagaaaattgcaaTCCTCCACGAAAACTTTCAGACCATTAAAGTGGAGGACCCGTTTGAAGATGTAATAGTGAAGCCTTCTGTCAGGAAG TTTGTACAcgaaaaggaaataaatgcaGAAGATGACCAGGTGTTTCTATCAAAGCTGCAG TCCCTGTTGGCAAAACAACCTCCAGCCACTGCAGGAAGGCCAGTG GACACCGCCAGCAGAGCCCCAGGTGGATCCCCCAGAACTACGAATCGCTCTGCGGCCTCAAACGTGGCTAACGTCATGCCCATGCAATCAGGTACCAAGAAGATCGATCCCAGTATGAAag GTGGACAGACAAGTGAGGGGGTCCTGGCCAACTTCTTCAACAGCCTGCTGACCAAGAAGGCCGGGTCTCCAGGGCCAGGGGGTAGTCCAtcagggggaggagggaacACACCTGGGACCGTCAGGAAGTCAG GTTCCAAGCTGGGTTTGACGGACGTGCAGGCCGAGCTCGACCGCATTTCCAACAAATCGGAAATGGAAGCGTCGTCCCCCACGTCCACGTCGCCGCCTGCCGAAAACGACGAGTCTTGA
- the dync1li1 gene encoding cytoplasmic dynein 1 light intermediate chain 1 isoform X4 translates to MKGRGLEYLYFNVHDDDIDDHTMCNAWILDGDLFHKGLQKFVVSLENLADTIALLVVDMSRPWFALDSLQKWASVVREYIDKLRVPPEDLRDMEQKLVRQFQEYTEPGSNLSVSPQRRNPAMADGEENIVLPLGDNTLTHNLGMPMVVVCTKCDAISGLEKEHDYRDEHFDFIQSHIRRFCLKYGATLLYTSVKESKNLDLLYKYLVHRLYGFPFNLPAQIVEKDAVFIPAGWDNEKKIAILHENFQTIKVEDPFEDVIVKPSVRKFVHEKEINAEDDQVFLSKLQSLLAKQPPATAGRPVDTASRAPGGSPRTTNRSAASNVANVMPMQSGTKKIDPSMKGGQTSEGVLANFFNSLLTKKAGSPGPGGSPSGGGGNTPGTVRKSGSKLGLTDVQAELDRISNKSEMEASSPTSTSPPAENDES, encoded by the exons ATGAAAGGGAGGGGGCTGGAGTACCTCTATTTTAATGTTCATGATGATGACATTGATG ACCACACCATGTGTAATGCCTGGATATTGGACGGTGACCTCTTTCACAAGGGTCTCCAGAAGTTTGTGGTTTCCCTGGAGAACCTGGCTGACACCATTGCTCTGCTGGTGGTTGACATGTCGAGGCCCTGGTTCGCCCTGGACTCCCTGCAGAAGTGGGCCAGCGTTGTCCGAGAGTACATCGACAAGCTGAGGGTCCCCCCAGAGGATCTGAGGGACATGGAgcaaaaat TGGTGAGGCAGTTCCAGGAGTACACTGAGCCGGGGAGCAACCTCAGCGTCTCGCCCCAGAGGAGAAACCCTGCCATGGCCGACGGGGAGGAGAACATTGTGCTCCCCCTGGGGGACAACACGCTCACGCACAACCTGGGCATGCCCATGGTGGTCGTGTGCACCAAG TGTGATGCGATTAGCGGCCTGGAGAAGGAGCATGACTACAGGGACGAGCACTTTGACTTCATCCAGTCTCACATCCGCCGCTTCTGCTTGAAGT ATGGGGCAACACTACTTTACACTTCAGTGAAGGAGAGtaaaaatttagatttattgtATAAATATCTCGTCCATAGGTTATACGGGTTTCCTTTCAACTTGCCTGCTCAAATTGTGGAGAAAGATGCAGTTTTCAT TCCTGCAGGGTGGgacaatgaaaagaaaattgcaaTCCTCCACGAAAACTTTCAGACCATTAAAGTGGAGGACCCGTTTGAAGATGTAATAGTGAAGCCTTCTGTCAGGAAG TTTGTACAcgaaaaggaaataaatgcaGAAGATGACCAGGTGTTTCTATCAAAGCTGCAG TCCCTGTTGGCAAAACAACCTCCAGCCACTGCAGGAAGGCCAGTG GACACCGCCAGCAGAGCCCCAGGTGGATCCCCCAGAACTACGAATCGCTCTGCGGCCTCAAACGTGGCTAACGTCATGCCCATGCAATCAGGTACCAAGAAGATCGATCCCAGTATGAAag GTGGACAGACAAGTGAGGGGGTCCTGGCCAACTTCTTCAACAGCCTGCTGACCAAGAAGGCCGGGTCTCCAGGGCCAGGGGGTAGTCCAtcagggggaggagggaacACACCTGGGACCGTCAGGAAGTCAG GTTCCAAGCTGGGTTTGACGGACGTGCAGGCCGAGCTCGACCGCATTTCCAACAAATCGGAAATGGAAGCGTCGTCCCCCACGTCCACGTCGCCGCCTGCCGAAAACGACGAGTCTTGA
- the dync1li1 gene encoding cytoplasmic dynein 1 light intermediate chain 1 isoform X1, with protein sequence MAAIGRGASTSTNSNVNNSNLEIQNGEEDDGQNLWSSILSEVSTHSRSKLPSGKNVLVLGEDGAGKTTLLAKLQGIDDYMKGRGLEYLYFNVHDDDIDDHTMCNAWILDGDLFHKGLQKFVVSLENLADTIALLVVDMSRPWFALDSLQKWASVVREYIDKLRVPPEDLRDMEQKLVRQFQEYTEPGSNLSVSPQRRNPAMADGEENIVLPLGDNTLTHNLGMPMVVVCTKCDAISGLEKEHDYRDEHFDFIQSHIRRFCLKYGATLLYTSVKESKNLDLLYKYLVHRLYGFPFNLPAQIVEKDAVFIPAGWDNEKKIAILHENFQTIKVEDPFEDVIVKPSVRKFVHEKEINAEDDQVFLSKLQSLLAKQPPATAGRPVDTASRAPGGSPRTTNRSAASNVANVMPMQSGTKKIDPSMKGGQTSEGVLANFFNSLLTKKAGSPGPGGSPSGGGGNTPGTVRKSGSKLGLTDVQAELDRISNKSEMEASSPTSTSPPAENDES encoded by the exons ATGGCCGCTATAGGGAGAGGTGCATCAACATCCACCAACTCTAATGTAAATAACAGCAATCTGGAAATCCAAAACGGGGAGGAAGATGATGGACAGAATTTATG GTCATCAATTTTGAGTGAGGTATCAACACATTCACGATCAAAGCTACCATCTGGAAAAAATGTCCTTGTTTTGG GTGAAGATGGGGCAGGCAAAACCACTTTGCTGGCCAAGCTCCAGGGCATAGATGATTACATGAAAGGGAGGGGGCTGGAGTACCTCTATTTTAATGTTCATGATGATGACATTGATG ACCACACCATGTGTAATGCCTGGATATTGGACGGTGACCTCTTTCACAAGGGTCTCCAGAAGTTTGTGGTTTCCCTGGAGAACCTGGCTGACACCATTGCTCTGCTGGTGGTTGACATGTCGAGGCCCTGGTTCGCCCTGGACTCCCTGCAGAAGTGGGCCAGCGTTGTCCGAGAGTACATCGACAAGCTGAGGGTCCCCCCAGAGGATCTGAGGGACATGGAgcaaaaat TGGTGAGGCAGTTCCAGGAGTACACTGAGCCGGGGAGCAACCTCAGCGTCTCGCCCCAGAGGAGAAACCCTGCCATGGCCGACGGGGAGGAGAACATTGTGCTCCCCCTGGGGGACAACACGCTCACGCACAACCTGGGCATGCCCATGGTGGTCGTGTGCACCAAG TGTGATGCGATTAGCGGCCTGGAGAAGGAGCATGACTACAGGGACGAGCACTTTGACTTCATCCAGTCTCACATCCGCCGCTTCTGCTTGAAGT ATGGGGCAACACTACTTTACACTTCAGTGAAGGAGAGtaaaaatttagatttattgtATAAATATCTCGTCCATAGGTTATACGGGTTTCCTTTCAACTTGCCTGCTCAAATTGTGGAGAAAGATGCAGTTTTCAT TCCTGCAGGGTGGgacaatgaaaagaaaattgcaaTCCTCCACGAAAACTTTCAGACCATTAAAGTGGAGGACCCGTTTGAAGATGTAATAGTGAAGCCTTCTGTCAGGAAG TTTGTACAcgaaaaggaaataaatgcaGAAGATGACCAGGTGTTTCTATCAAAGCTGCAG TCCCTGTTGGCAAAACAACCTCCAGCCACTGCAGGAAGGCCAGTG GACACCGCCAGCAGAGCCCCAGGTGGATCCCCCAGAACTACGAATCGCTCTGCGGCCTCAAACGTGGCTAACGTCATGCCCATGCAATCAGGTACCAAGAAGATCGATCCCAGTATGAAag GTGGACAGACAAGTGAGGGGGTCCTGGCCAACTTCTTCAACAGCCTGCTGACCAAGAAGGCCGGGTCTCCAGGGCCAGGGGGTAGTCCAtcagggggaggagggaacACACCTGGGACCGTCAGGAAGTCAG GTTCCAAGCTGGGTTTGACGGACGTGCAGGCCGAGCTCGACCGCATTTCCAACAAATCGGAAATGGAAGCGTCGTCCCCCACGTCCACGTCGCCGCCTGCCGAAAACGACGAGTCTTGA